A window of Silurus meridionalis isolate SWU-2019-XX chromosome 4, ASM1480568v1, whole genome shotgun sequence contains these coding sequences:
- the pou3f1 gene encoding LOW QUALITY PROTEIN: POU domain, class 3, transcription factor 1 (The sequence of the model RefSeq protein was modified relative to this genomic sequence to represent the inferred CDS: deleted 2 bases in 1 codon), producing the protein MATTAQYIPRNNSLPSNPLMHPDSDRMHQGTTYREVQKMMHHEYLQGLAASNAGHPMSLTHHQWLPTSGADWSSGTHLGQQPEHKASVPASREELTSGYHRSHLVHQAAQNGHHGSWAPSSTTHHLSPLSPASGAQSLVYSQTGYAMLSPQPSLHHGMREPLHDDAVVHEHQLESPQQPFGHHQDHSDEDAPSSDDLEQFAKQFKQRRIKLGFTQADVGLALGTLYGNVFSQTTICRFEALQLSFKNMCKLKPLLNKWLEETDSNTGSPTNLDKIAAQGRKRKKRTSIEVGVKGALENHFLKCPKPSAHEISTLAGTLQLEKEVVRVWFCNRRQKEKRMTPVGVGHPSMEDVYSQAETPPLHHSLQSPVQ; encoded by the exons ATGGCGACGACAGCTCAGTATATCCCGCGGAATAATTCGTTGCCTTCCAACCCTCTCATGCACCCGGACTCGGACCGGATGCACCAGGGCACGACCtatagagaagtgcagaagATGATGCACCACGAGTATCTTCAAGGGCTCGCGGCGTCCAACGCGGGACACCCGATGAGCCTGACGCACCACCAGTGGCTGCCCACGTCCGGCGCAGACTGGAGCAGTGGAACACACCTCGGCCAGCAGCCCGAGCACAAGGCCAGTGTGCCAGCGAGCCGCGAGGAACTGACCAGCGGCTACCACAGGTCACATTTGGTGCACCAGGCTGCACAGAACGGCCACCATGGCTCGTGGGCGCCGAGCAGCACCACACATCACCTGTCTCCGCTGTCGCCCGCTTCAGGGGCC CAGTCCCTGGTCTACTCTCAGACGGGCTATGCTATGCTGAGCCCGCAACCGTCACTGCATCACGGCATGCGCGAGCCGCTGCACGACGACGCGGTCGTTCATGAACATCAGCTCGAGTCGCCACAGCAGCCGTTTGGACATCACCAGGACCATTCGGACGAGGACGCGCCCAGCTCTGACGACCTTGAGCAGTTCGCCAAGCAGTTTAAGCAGCGGCGCATCAAACTCGGCTTCACGCAAGCGGACGTGGGGCTTGCGCTCGGCACGCTCTACGGCAACGTGTTCTCTCAGACCACCATCTGCAGGTTCGAGGCGCTACAGCTCAGTTTCAAGAACATGTGCAAACTTAAGCCTCTACTCAACAAATGGCTGGAGGAGACAGACTCAAACACGGGCAGCCCAACTAACTTGGACAAGATCGCGGCGCAGGGCCGCAAGCGCAAGAAGAGAACCTCGATCGAGGTCGGAGTGAAAGGGGCGCTGGAGAACCACTTCCTCAAGTGCCCCAAGCCCTCGGCGCACGAGATCAGCACGTTGGCCGGCACGCTGCAGCTGGAGAAAGAGGTCGTGCGCGTGTGGTTTTGCAAcaggagacagaaagagaaaagaatgaCACCGGTGGGGGTCGGACATCCGAGCATGGAGGACGTTTACTCACAGGCGGAGACCCCTCCGCTCCATCACTCGCTACAAAGTCCCGTCCAGTGA